A part of Arthrobacter dokdonellae genomic DNA contains:
- a CDS encoding GNAT family N-acetyltransferase — protein sequence MENADAVPVPAADGLRFRPLGTEDLDEWLAVVERIASAENAPWHDSRSELAAHFLDDANPAALNTVAGFDGTGAMRAFARVAKNPAGAKAVVFGGVDPKWQRRGIGSSLLTWLEARVRARFAEDGQAGPLVRTHTHEGSTAHAALLQAAGYAVVRYYSEMLRPLAGAPVVPAPAGIRIVTFTPQLAEAVRLAHNEAFADHWGSEPRSVQQWGILLSNDDLRPAWSAVALDAATGEVAGYQLSLYDPERFSKEGREEGYTELLGVRRAWRGRGIAPALLSDAMARYKLAGMDHACLDVDTENPTGAKGLYEKMGYRALRCTLAWDKHLGDGGSGG from the coding sequence ATGGAGAACGCCGATGCCGTGCCGGTGCCCGCCGCTGACGGCCTCAGATTCCGTCCGCTTGGCACCGAGGACCTCGACGAATGGCTGGCGGTGGTTGAGCGGATCGCTTCTGCAGAGAATGCCCCGTGGCATGATTCCCGGTCGGAATTGGCCGCGCACTTCTTGGACGATGCCAATCCCGCAGCACTGAACACGGTGGCGGGATTTGACGGTACCGGCGCTATGCGCGCATTCGCCCGGGTGGCGAAAAACCCGGCGGGCGCCAAGGCCGTGGTGTTTGGTGGCGTGGACCCGAAGTGGCAGCGTCGCGGCATCGGCTCGTCCCTGCTGACGTGGTTGGAAGCCCGGGTCCGGGCCAGGTTTGCCGAAGACGGGCAGGCGGGGCCTCTGGTGCGCACCCATACGCACGAGGGCAGCACCGCGCATGCCGCGCTGCTGCAAGCAGCCGGTTATGCCGTGGTCCGGTACTACTCGGAGATGCTGCGTCCGCTGGCCGGTGCTCCCGTGGTGCCCGCGCCGGCAGGCATCCGCATCGTGACGTTCACGCCCCAGCTGGCCGAGGCCGTGCGTCTGGCGCACAACGAAGCCTTTGCCGACCACTGGGGATCCGAACCGCGCAGTGTGCAGCAGTGGGGGATTCTCCTCTCGAACGACGATCTCCGGCCGGCGTGGTCGGCCGTGGCGTTGGACGCAGCAACTGGTGAAGTGGCTGGCTACCAGCTTTCCTTGTACGATCCCGAACGCTTTTCCAAGGAAGGCCGCGAGGAAGGCTACACAGAGCTGCTGGGCGTGCGGCGCGCATGGCGCGGGCGCGGGATTGCCCCAGCACTGCTGTCGGACGCAATGGCCCGCTACAAGTTGGCCGGCATGGATCATGCCTGCCTGGACGTTGACACCGAGAACCCCACGGGCGCGAAGGGCCTCTACGAAAAAATGGGATACCGGGCCCTACGGTGCACCCTCGCATGGGATAAGCATCTGGGGGATGGGGGTTCTGGCGGTTGA
- a CDS encoding DUF222 domain-containing protein produces the protein MGTMDRPGSTGDSTPAGPPLLDQTPGRRPEEHKRARPASVLAGPAFPAAAVAGDAPSREPGTVSEAAAAQAAQASAATAGTSAATAGVMGDAVGVVPEAALAALIASDPYAGELFTATSGAACARQPAVPDDRAGWPSDEDIDRLIASMPEDGWADRAAPDGTGGTAVFPFPMADAPWAVPDQCDPAVSLLPGPADLGRVRILQASVPDLPEAPRPANPAHVAWSPVAGADALAHLDPHRLGENDLLDYIHAANRLCAFARAMENDALAVFATRRPPLPSEQPATTARKLQAGTLHDTGKLQDTGEPGPGGLGRDGELGRAGEPGPGGLGPDGEPGPGGLGRDGELERAGELGEAWHRSRYAAAEIMAVHCVGIGTAHQLLDDAETLANNLPATTALFRDGLLDPVRIKAILAGLENVPADVQTLIEPLFLPGAARTNPRALTRKIRALAHKHHPEPLTERHQRARTQRRVWFTALPDGMAQLSAVLDAAPAKSLYDTLDAWARHAQHEGTLPGGAPSTATTPTGRPSRSLDNYRADTLLDLLHQTLHPTTNRAGRSNSCGSTQGGSTQGGSANGGGANGGGSTQGGRANGGGPAGSAARDAAGPPVPVPVAVPEPVPEPRFTFGIPAKISVTVPALTLLGHSEEPGYLDGYGPIPPEQARELAAGSYWWERLLTDPATTARLTVGRQRYHPPADIAAEVRRRDPVCTGIGCDHPAASCELDHTIPYWMNRHHPDGTPLPKGETSVENLRPRDTYCHQLKDNPDTGWTVEPHSPQQTKTTTPTGRTYLHTQTNEPCPY, from the coding sequence ATGGGCACGATGGATCGGCCCGGCAGCACGGGGGATTCCACCCCCGCCGGACCGCCTCTTTTGGATCAGACCCCCGGCCGCAGGCCGGAGGAGCACAAGCGTGCGCGTCCCGCGTCAGTCCTCGCCGGGCCAGCTTTTCCGGCAGCCGCCGTTGCCGGGGACGCGCCGTCCCGGGAGCCCGGCACCGTTTCGGAAGCTGCGGCGGCACAAGCCGCGCAGGCATCCGCCGCCACCGCGGGGACAAGTGCCGCCACGGCAGGCGTGATGGGCGACGCCGTTGGCGTGGTGCCGGAGGCGGCGTTGGCGGCGTTGATCGCCTCGGACCCTTACGCCGGGGAACTGTTCACGGCCACGAGCGGGGCCGCGTGCGCCCGCCAGCCCGCCGTCCCCGACGACCGGGCCGGCTGGCCCAGCGACGAGGACATTGACCGGCTGATCGCCTCCATGCCCGAGGACGGCTGGGCGGACCGGGCCGCTCCCGACGGAACCGGCGGGACCGCGGTGTTTCCCTTCCCGATGGCCGATGCGCCGTGGGCGGTCCCGGACCAGTGCGACCCGGCCGTGTCCCTGCTTCCGGGCCCGGCGGACCTGGGCCGGGTACGGATCCTCCAGGCGTCCGTCCCGGACCTGCCCGAGGCCCCGCGGCCGGCCAACCCGGCCCATGTGGCCTGGTCCCCGGTGGCCGGGGCGGACGCCCTGGCACACCTGGACCCGCACAGGCTCGGGGAGAACGACCTGCTGGACTACATCCACGCCGCCAACCGGCTCTGCGCCTTCGCCCGCGCCATGGAAAACGACGCCCTGGCCGTCTTCGCCACCCGCCGCCCGCCCCTGCCCAGCGAACAACCCGCCACCACCGCCCGCAAGCTCCAAGCAGGAACACTCCACGACACCGGGAAGCTCCAGGACACCGGGGAGCCCGGCCCGGGCGGACTTGGGCGGGACGGGGAGCTGGGGCGGGCAGGGGAGCCCGGCCCGGGCGGACTTGGGCCGGACGGGGAGCCCGGGCCGGGCGGACTTGGGCGGGACGGGGAGCTGGAGCGGGCAGGGGAGTTGGGGGAGGCCTGGCACCGGTCCCGGTACGCGGCCGCGGAGATCATGGCCGTGCACTGCGTGGGGATCGGCACCGCGCACCAGCTCCTCGATGACGCCGAAACCCTGGCGAACAACCTGCCCGCCACCACCGCCCTGTTCCGGGACGGGCTGCTGGACCCGGTACGGATCAAGGCCATCCTGGCCGGGCTGGAAAACGTCCCCGCCGACGTCCAGACACTGATCGAGCCGCTGTTCCTGCCCGGGGCCGCACGGACGAACCCGCGGGCCCTGACCCGCAAAATCCGTGCCCTGGCCCACAAACACCACCCCGAACCCCTCACCGAACGCCACCAACGCGCCCGGACCCAACGCCGGGTCTGGTTCACCGCACTGCCCGACGGCATGGCCCAACTCAGCGCCGTCCTGGACGCCGCCCCCGCCAAGTCCCTCTACGACACCCTCGACGCCTGGGCCCGCCACGCCCAACACGAAGGCACCCTGCCCGGCGGGGCGCCCAGCACCGCCACGACCCCCACCGGCCGTCCCTCCCGCTCCCTGGACAACTACCGCGCCGACACCCTCCTGGACCTCCTCCACCAAACCCTCCACCCCACCACCAACCGCGCCGGCCGCAGCAACAGCTGCGGCAGCACCCAAGGCGGCAGCACCCAAGGCGGCAGCGCCAACGGCGGCGGCGCCAACGGCGGCGGCAGCACCCAAGGCGGCAGGGCCAACGGCGGCGGGCCCGCGGGCAGCGCCGCCCGGGACGCGGCCGGCCCCCCGGTCCCGGTGCCGGTCGCAGTCCCAGAACCGGTGCCGGAGCCCCGGTTCACCTTCGGCATTCCGGCGAAGATCTCCGTCACCGTGCCGGCCCTGACACTGCTGGGCCACTCCGAAGAGCCCGGCTACCTGGACGGCTACGGCCCCATCCCGCCCGAACAGGCCCGCGAACTCGCCGCCGGATCCTACTGGTGGGAACGGCTCCTGACCGACCCCGCCACCACGGCCAGGCTCACCGTCGGCCGGCAACGCTACCACCCACCGGCAGACATCGCCGCCGAAGTACGCCGCCGGGACCCCGTATGCACCGGCATCGGCTGCGACCACCCCGCCGCGAGCTGCGAACTCGACCACACCATCCCCTACTGGATGAACCGCCACCACCCCGACGGCACCCCCCTGCCCAAAGGCGAAACCAGCGTCGAAAACCTCCGCCCCCGCGACACCTACTGCCACCAACTCAAAGACAACCCCGACACCGGCTGGACCGTCGAACCCCACAGCCCCCAACAAACCAAAACCACCACACCCACCGGCCGCACCTACCTCCACACCCAAACCAACGAACCCTGCCCCTACTAG
- the cydC gene encoding thiol reductant ABC exporter subunit CydC: MARPALPPGRHTRTALAGLAGLAALKAVALVLLMSALAHALAAWAGGTQPPLGRLALEGSTGAVLMAAAAWGQQVLARRAALGTKEELRARLMAHRLGGGAPGAGTGAVAGTGAEGMLASRGLDGLDTYFTAYLPALVSCAVLPAAVGLQILLADWVSALVVALTLPLVPVFMILIGFHTQERVERAARGLDRLSNHLLELARGLPVLVGLRRAGAQRQALAEVSEEYRKSTMGTLRTAFLSSMALELVSTISVAVVAVFIGVRLVAGDMSLEAGLLALMLAPECFRPLRDVGAAHHGSEDGVEALRRVNEILKSGKSGKSAGAAFRPEDPGGDPSDGGKHDAGTFVLRAAHLSVSYPGRSEPALSGFTAEVPRGGVLVLDGPSGTGKTTALAAMAGTVDGAEINGRLVRPAAGTSVWVSQHPVFTESTVAAEVALYAGGPSAVPVPAAAVSTALARVNAAHLARRSPLECSPGELRRVAVARALARIAADPSVGLALLDEPTAHLDPESAHAVRQALASLHGTVALVVATHDPLLAGILRAVGEDPLRPVVAGKSPATALVPEAALVDSPTPDTALPAFRWRWLRQLPWRSPRLAAGVLVAALATLSAAALSGISGWLIVWAAAQPPIMYLMVLIVGVRAFGVGRSLLRYSERLLTHDAAFRWAAQLRLKVWDALGGNVRHWGRLTRSGGSLGTLVADVDELRDALPRAVVPIPAAVLSFLAVLASVLWLVPAAAAPVAVLGVLALVVLPLVVFAVQRKASAAAALHRSWLAGRATTLLAAAGQLHANGVGEPAAREFAARDMSVSAPLRRLAWSNGLGQSAVALLTSLAAVAVATASIVAGADPRAAAVAALLMLALSEPLGQYLDAVEQLPVLGAMMARTMPLLDSGNVTVVDGPVVEGTVVDGGFGAPVTSLKLNGVTARYPDAAAPVFEGFSGGTRRGRWWTVSGPSGSGKSTLLAVLLGFLKPEFGSYTLNGEPAGAGSLRQVAWCPQESYLFNSTLRSNVALARAAADAPTDAELEDALETVGLGPWYRGLPDGLGTRVGPGGHHLSGGQRTRVSVARTLVARAGVVLLDEPTAHLGADEAGELVADIRAALSGAAVVMVTHDSVLAAGGDTHLVLDGNAESVVLEGVGV, from the coding sequence GTGGCCCGCCCCGCGCTGCCCCCAGGCCGTCACACGCGCACCGCGCTCGCCGGACTGGCCGGGCTCGCCGCGCTGAAGGCCGTGGCCCTTGTGCTGCTCATGTCCGCACTGGCACATGCCTTGGCCGCGTGGGCGGGCGGCACGCAGCCCCCGCTTGGGCGGCTTGCCCTGGAGGGCTCCACGGGCGCCGTGCTGATGGCGGCGGCGGCGTGGGGCCAGCAGGTCCTGGCCCGCCGGGCCGCACTTGGCACCAAGGAGGAGCTGCGCGCCCGCCTCATGGCCCACCGGTTGGGCGGAGGCGCGCCAGGTGCCGGAACCGGTGCCGTGGCCGGGACGGGAGCCGAGGGGATGCTCGCCAGCCGGGGACTTGACGGGCTGGACACCTACTTCACGGCCTACCTGCCCGCGCTTGTCTCCTGCGCCGTGCTGCCGGCCGCCGTCGGGCTGCAAATCCTGCTCGCCGACTGGGTCAGCGCGCTGGTCGTGGCCCTGACGCTGCCGCTGGTTCCCGTCTTCATGATCCTGATCGGCTTCCATACGCAGGAGCGGGTGGAACGGGCCGCCCGCGGCCTGGACCGCCTGTCCAACCACCTGCTGGAGCTGGCCCGCGGGCTTCCCGTGCTGGTGGGTTTGCGCCGTGCCGGGGCCCAGCGCCAGGCGCTCGCCGAAGTCTCCGAGGAGTACCGAAAGTCCACCATGGGAACGCTGCGCACGGCGTTCCTTTCCTCCATGGCCCTGGAACTGGTCAGCACCATCTCCGTGGCCGTCGTGGCCGTGTTCATTGGCGTGCGGCTGGTGGCCGGTGACATGTCGCTCGAGGCTGGCCTGCTCGCCCTCATGCTGGCTCCCGAGTGCTTCCGCCCCCTGCGCGACGTCGGCGCCGCCCACCACGGCAGCGAAGACGGCGTGGAGGCGCTGCGCCGCGTCAATGAAATTCTCAAGTCCGGCAAGTCCGGCAAGTCCGCCGGTGCCGCTTTCCGCCCCGAAGATCCCGGTGGTGACCCTTCCGACGGGGGGAAGCACGACGCCGGGACGTTTGTCCTGCGCGCCGCCCACCTCTCGGTGTCCTATCCCGGGCGGTCGGAGCCGGCCCTGAGCGGCTTCACCGCCGAGGTCCCGCGCGGCGGAGTGCTGGTGTTGGACGGCCCCAGCGGCACGGGCAAGACCACCGCCCTCGCCGCGATGGCCGGGACCGTGGACGGGGCCGAAATCAACGGCCGCCTGGTCCGTCCTGCGGCGGGCACTTCGGTGTGGGTCTCCCAGCACCCCGTGTTCACGGAAAGCACCGTGGCCGCCGAAGTGGCTCTCTACGCAGGCGGGCCCTCCGCCGTCCCCGTTCCCGCAGCGGCAGTCTCCACGGCGCTGGCGCGCGTCAATGCGGCCCACCTGGCCCGACGTTCGCCGCTGGAGTGCAGCCCCGGCGAGCTCCGCCGCGTTGCCGTGGCCCGTGCGCTGGCCCGCATCGCTGCGGACCCCTCCGTCGGCCTGGCCCTTCTGGACGAGCCCACCGCCCATCTGGACCCGGAGTCGGCCCACGCGGTTCGGCAGGCGCTGGCCTCGCTGCACGGCACCGTGGCCCTGGTGGTGGCCACGCACGACCCCCTCCTGGCCGGCATTTTGCGCGCGGTCGGCGAAGACCCGCTTCGACCGGTGGTGGCCGGGAAGTCCCCGGCCACCGCCCTGGTCCCGGAAGCCGCCCTGGTCGACAGCCCCACCCCCGACACCGCCCTGCCCGCGTTCCGCTGGCGGTGGCTGCGGCAGCTGCCGTGGCGATCGCCCCGATTAGCCGCCGGCGTCCTGGTCGCGGCGCTGGCCACGCTCAGCGCCGCTGCGTTGTCGGGAATTTCGGGCTGGCTGATCGTATGGGCCGCCGCGCAGCCGCCCATCATGTACCTCATGGTCCTGATCGTCGGCGTGCGCGCCTTTGGCGTGGGCCGCTCCTTGCTGCGCTACAGCGAACGTCTCCTCACCCATGACGCGGCGTTCCGGTGGGCCGCGCAGCTGCGCCTTAAGGTGTGGGACGCCCTGGGCGGGAACGTGCGGCACTGGGGACGGCTGACGCGTTCGGGCGGCTCGCTCGGGACCCTCGTGGCCGACGTCGACGAGCTCCGCGACGCCCTGCCGCGCGCCGTGGTGCCGATTCCCGCGGCCGTCTTGTCATTCCTTGCCGTGCTCGCCTCGGTCCTGTGGCTGGTGCCGGCGGCCGCGGCCCCCGTGGCCGTGCTGGGCGTGTTGGCGCTGGTGGTTCTCCCTCTGGTGGTTTTCGCGGTGCAGCGGAAAGCCTCGGCGGCAGCCGCGCTGCACCGTTCCTGGCTGGCCGGCCGGGCCACCACACTGCTGGCCGCCGCCGGGCAGCTGCACGCCAACGGCGTGGGGGAGCCCGCGGCCCGCGAGTTCGCCGCGCGCGACATGTCCGTCTCGGCGCCGCTGCGCCGCCTGGCCTGGAGCAACGGACTGGGGCAGTCGGCGGTGGCACTGCTGACGTCGCTGGCCGCAGTGGCTGTCGCCACGGCCTCCATTGTCGCTGGCGCCGACCCACGTGCCGCGGCCGTGGCTGCACTGCTCATGCTCGCCCTGTCCGAACCCCTCGGGCAGTACCTGGACGCCGTTGAACAGCTCCCCGTGCTGGGCGCCATGATGGCCCGGACCATGCCCCTGCTGGACAGCGGAAACGTCACGGTCGTTGACGGTCCGGTCGTTGAGGGCACGGTGGTCGACGGCGGGTTCGGCGCGCCCGTCACTTCGCTGAAACTGAACGGCGTCACGGCCCGGTACCCGGATGCCGCAGCACCCGTGTTTGAGGGCTTCAGCGGCGGCACCAGACGGGGCAGGTGGTGGACCGTCAGCGGCCCTTCCGGCTCCGGCAAGTCGACACTGCTGGCCGTGCTGCTGGGCTTCCTGAAGCCCGAATTTGGAAGCTACACCCTCAACGGGGAACCGGCCGGCGCCGGGTCGCTGCGGCAGGTCGCCTGGTGCCCGCAGGAATCCTACCTTTTCAATTCCACGCTCCGTTCCAATGTGGCCCTGGCCCGTGCAGCTGCCGACGCCCCGACCGACGCGGAACTCGAAGACGCGCTCGAGACCGTGGGTCTGGGACCTTGGTACCGCGGCCTTCCGGATGGCCTGGGCACCCGCGTGGGGCCAGGCGGCCACCACCTCTCCGGAGGCCAGAGGACCCGCGTGTCGGTGGCCCGCACGCTCGTGGCGCGGGCCGGCGTCGTACTTCTCGACGAGCCAACGGCACACTTGGGGGCCGACGAGGCCGGGGAGCTTGTTGCGGACATTCGCGCAGCGCTCTCCGGGGCCGCGGTGGTCATGGTGACTCACGACAGCGTCCTTGCCGCGGGCGGAGACACCCACCTGGTGCTGGACGGGAATGCGGAATCCGTGGTGCTGGAGGGTGTCGGCGTTTAG
- a CDS encoding DinB family protein, with amino-acid sequence MPIIPDEKDWTWVLSKPCPECGFDAASVTPATAATTIPALLPRWQQALKRAGVDVRPDDSTWSVLEYAAHVRDVFDVFTGRLELMLSEENPTFPNWDQDQAALDGGYASQDPDSLAADLVQNGEDAAAAFGAVPPEQWARCGLRNNGATFSVLTLSGYFMHDLIHHLHDVDA; translated from the coding sequence ATGCCGATCATTCCTGATGAAAAAGACTGGACCTGGGTACTGTCCAAGCCGTGCCCCGAGTGCGGCTTTGATGCCGCGAGCGTCACCCCGGCCACAGCAGCCACCACCATCCCGGCGTTGCTGCCGCGCTGGCAGCAGGCCCTCAAGCGCGCCGGCGTCGACGTCCGCCCGGACGATTCGACCTGGTCGGTTCTGGAGTACGCGGCGCACGTCCGCGACGTGTTTGACGTCTTCACCGGCCGCCTGGAGCTCATGCTGTCGGAGGAGAACCCCACATTCCCCAACTGGGACCAGGACCAGGCCGCGCTGGACGGCGGCTACGCCTCGCAGGACCCGGACAGCCTGGCGGCGGACCTCGTACAGAACGGTGAGGACGCCGCGGCTGCCTTTGGCGCCGTTCCACCGGAACAGTGGGCCCGCTGCGGGCTGCGAAACAACGGGGCGACGTTCTCGGTCCTCACACTTTCGGGCTATTTCATGCACGACCTGATCCACCATCTTCACGATGTCGACGCCTAA